One window of Jannaschia sp. CCS1 genomic DNA carries:
- the guaD gene encoding guanine deaminase has translation MTERLILGQLLAFEGDPRALGPGAARHDTFGAVLVRDGLIARVGDAASLRADHPGVPVTDHGDDLILPGFIDAHVHYPQTAMIASWGKRLIDWLNTYTFPEEARFHDPDYATDIAGRYLDLVTSNGTTTVASYCTIHPTSVDAFFAAAQAKRMRVLAGKTCMDRNAPDDLRDTAQSAYDDSRALLRKWHGVDRLGYVITPRFSPTSTPEQLSALGALWAEHPDCLMQTHLSEQLDEIAWVRDLYPNARDYLDTYEAHGLLGSRGVYGHAIHLEPRETTRLAEVGAALVHCPTSNTFIGSGLFDMGLANTISVGLATDTGGGSSFSMLRTMAAAYEVAQLRGHAVHPSELIWRATGGSAQALHLEDKIGRLAPGFEADLCILNLASTPAISQRHARASDIWEAVFPTIMMGDDRAVTQTYVAGVPVKTGR, from the coding sequence GTGACCGAGCGTTTGATTTTAGGACAGCTTCTTGCGTTTGAAGGGGACCCGCGCGCGTTGGGTCCGGGTGCGGCGCGCCATGATACGTTCGGCGCTGTGCTGGTTCGCGACGGTCTGATCGCCCGTGTCGGGGATGCAGCGTCCTTGCGCGCGGACCATCCGGGCGTGCCAGTGACCGATCACGGGGATGATCTGATCCTGCCGGGCTTCATCGACGCCCACGTCCATTATCCCCAAACGGCGATGATCGCGTCCTGGGGCAAGCGGCTGATCGACTGGCTCAACACCTACACTTTCCCTGAGGAGGCACGGTTCCACGACCCGGACTATGCCACTGATATCGCGGGACGGTATCTGGATTTAGTGACGTCGAACGGCACCACGACGGTGGCCAGCTATTGCACGATCCACCCAACTTCTGTGGACGCATTTTTCGCGGCGGCTCAAGCCAAGCGCATGCGGGTTCTGGCGGGCAAGACCTGCATGGACCGCAATGCGCCGGACGATCTGCGCGACACGGCGCAATCGGCCTATGATGACAGCCGCGCGCTTCTGCGCAAATGGCACGGGGTCGACCGCCTTGGCTATGTGATCACGCCCCGGTTTTCGCCGACCTCCACGCCCGAGCAGCTGTCGGCCCTTGGCGCGCTTTGGGCAGAGCATCCTGATTGCCTCATGCAGACGCACCTGAGCGAGCAGCTCGATGAGATCGCCTGGGTCCGGGATCTGTACCCAAACGCGCGCGATTATCTTGATACTTATGAGGCCCACGGACTTCTGGGATCGCGCGGCGTATATGGCCACGCGATCCATCTGGAGCCGCGCGAAACAACCCGCCTGGCGGAGGTCGGCGCGGCGCTGGTCCACTGTCCGACGTCCAACACGTTCATCGGTTCGGGTCTGTTCGACATGGGGCTGGCGAACACAATTTCGGTGGGTCTGGCGACAGATACCGGCGGCGGGTCCAGTTTTTCAATGTTGCGCACGATGGCCGCAGCTTACGAGGTGGCGCAACTGCGCGGACATGCCGTGCACCCGTCCGAGTTGATCTGGCGTGCAACGGGCGGCTCCGCTCAAGCCCTTCATCTAGAAGACAAAATCGGGCGGCTGGCCCCCGGGTTCGAGGCAGATCTCTGCATTCTGAACCTGGCGTCTACCCCTGCGATTTCACAACGCCACGCCCGCGCGAGCGATATTTGGGAGGCCGTGTTCCCGACCATCATGATGGGTGACGACCGGGCGGTGACCCAGACCTATGTGGCCGGGGTCCCGGTCAAAACGGGCCGGTAA
- a CDS encoding cell wall hydrolase, which yields MDVTLGTSASANGLSGVLDQLMGMEAASLSGLSANRLRQIGSAFDARRARDDNRIMDAAGLDALRAPRGGAQWRCLTEALYFEARGEPIEGQYAVAEVILNRVDAANYPNSICGVIDQGTGRQFACQFTYTCDGQSEEMTDRTAMHRLGHIARIMIDGAPRDLTAGATHYHANWVNPRWASVYPRTTEIGIHRFYRQQY from the coding sequence ATGGACGTCACACTGGGCACATCGGCGTCGGCCAATGGCTTGTCGGGTGTTCTTGATCAACTGATGGGGATGGAGGCGGCGTCGTTGTCCGGTCTGTCTGCCAACCGGCTGCGCCAGATCGGCTCTGCCTTCGATGCAAGACGGGCCCGGGACGACAACCGGATCATGGATGCGGCGGGGCTTGATGCCTTGCGGGCACCCCGGGGCGGGGCGCAATGGCGTTGTTTGACGGAAGCGCTTTATTTTGAAGCCCGCGGAGAGCCGATTGAAGGCCAATACGCCGTGGCAGAGGTCATCCTGAACCGCGTGGATGCAGCGAATTATCCCAATTCCATTTGTGGCGTGATCGACCAGGGCACCGGGCGCCAGTTTGCCTGCCAGTTCACCTATACCTGTGATGGGCAGTCTGAGGAGATGACCGACCGGACCGCGATGCATCGCTTGGGGCATATCGCGCGGATCATGATCGACGGCGCGCCCCGGGATCTGACGGCGGGGGCCACGCATTACCACGCCAATTGGGTCAACCCGCGATGGGCCAGCGTCTACCCGCGCACCACAGAGATCGGCATTCATCGCTTCTATCGCCAACAATACTGA
- the mgtE gene encoding magnesium transporter yields MALDIEDITEDARDTYALDKSLRARLREAVEAHDVAAIDTLMEPLHPADIADLLEQVTSAEREAWLTHWSAGIDGEVLSELEEGLREAVLTLLPDAQIAVAVRELDSDDVVDLLEDADESQAEVILDALEPADRAAVEAAMGYPEDTAGRLMQREIVAVPEHWTVGETIDHIRGQAGALPEEFYHVILTDPRMKPTGYVMLGRLLATVRGVHLRDITEDSFRPIPASQPEEEVAYAFNQYHLISAPVVDDDGRLVGVITIDDAMIVLDMEAEEDILRLAGVGEKTSLSDGVIETTKQRFPWLFVNLVTSIIASLVIAQFEVALATIVALAVLMPIVASMGGNAGTQSLTVAVRAIATKDLTPSNLMRVVTREAGVGLINGAIFAVVMGIVGVVWFGTPMLGVVIGAAMVINLLVAGLAGIMVPVVLDRLRIDPALASGAFVTTVTDIVGFFSFLGLAALLLL; encoded by the coding sequence ATGGCTTTGGACATCGAGGACATCACCGAGGACGCGCGCGACACCTACGCGCTGGACAAATCCTTGCGTGCGCGCCTGCGCGAGGCGGTCGAGGCCCATGATGTGGCCGCCATCGACACCCTGATGGAACCGCTTCATCCCGCCGACATTGCCGACCTTCTGGAGCAGGTCACCAGCGCCGAGCGGGAGGCCTGGCTGACCCATTGGTCTGCGGGCATTGACGGCGAAGTTCTGTCCGAGCTGGAGGAGGGCCTGCGCGAAGCTGTCCTGACGTTGCTGCCTGACGCGCAGATCGCGGTGGCCGTGCGCGAGCTGGATTCTGACGACGTCGTGGATCTGCTGGAGGATGCCGACGAAAGCCAGGCTGAAGTCATTCTCGACGCGCTTGAGCCTGCGGACCGGGCGGCGGTGGAAGCCGCGATGGGCTATCCAGAGGATACCGCGGGTCGCCTGATGCAGCGAGAGATTGTCGCGGTGCCCGAGCATTGGACAGTGGGCGAGACCATCGACCATATCCGGGGCCAGGCCGGAGCCTTGCCAGAAGAATTCTACCACGTCATCCTCACCGACCCGCGCATGAAACCAACGGGTTACGTCATGTTGGGCCGCCTTCTGGCAACCGTGCGCGGCGTGCATCTCCGCGACATCACGGAAGACAGCTTCCGCCCCATTCCCGCCAGCCAGCCCGAGGAAGAGGTGGCGTATGCCTTCAACCAGTATCACCTGATCTCCGCCCCCGTGGTGGATGATGACGGGCGGCTTGTGGGTGTGATCACCATCGACGACGCAATGATCGTGCTGGATATGGAGGCAGAGGAAGACATCCTGCGCCTCGCCGGTGTGGGGGAGAAGACCAGCCTTTCAGACGGTGTGATCGAGACGACCAAGCAGCGGTTTCCGTGGTTGTTTGTGAACCTGGTGACGTCGATCATCGCCTCGCTGGTGATTGCTCAGTTCGAAGTGGCCCTGGCCACCATCGTGGCGCTTGCCGTGCTGATGCCTATCGTTGCGTCCATGGGGGGCAATGCGGGCACGCAATCCCTGACGGTGGCAGTGCGCGCGATTGCAACAAAAGACCTGACGCCCTCAAACCTCATGCGCGTCGTGACGCGGGAGGCGGGCGTCGGCCTGATCAACGGCGCGATCTTTGCTGTTGTGATGGGGATCGTGGGCGTCGTCTGGTTCGGCACGCCGATGTTGGGCGTGGTGATTGGCGCGGCGATGGTCATCAACCTGCTGGTTGCGGGTCTGGCCGGGATCATGGTGCCCGTCGTGCTGGATCGCCTTCGGATTGACCCGGCGCTGGCGTCTGGTGCCTTTGTGACGACCGTGACGGATATCGTTGGGTTCTTCTCGTTCCTGGGTCTTGCTGCGCTGCTGTTGCTCTGA
- the glmM gene encoding phosphoglucosamine mutase, whose amino-acid sequence MTRKLFGTDGVRGRANTYPMTAEIALRMGAAAGRYFRRDSSIAHRVVIGKDTRLSGYMIENALTAGLTSTGMNVLLLSPVPTPAVGLLTPSMRADLGIMISASHNPAEDNGIKLFGPDGFKLSDEVEAEIEALMASDIPLAPAAEIGRAKHVYDGLFRYIERVKSTFPTELRLDGLKVVVDCANGAAYRAAPEVLWELGADVVAMGVEPDGLNINLGCGSTKPEAAAAKIREVGAHVGICLDGDADRVVLIDETGQVADGDQIMALFAKRWADEGRLKGRTLAATVMSNLGLERFLADESIVLHRTAVGDRYVVEAMRAGGFNLGGEQSGHIVMTDYATTGDGLIAGLQFLAEMVRTGQSASTLAHNFETVPQVLKNVRFDVGAAPLDAPAVQAAIAAGEERLTGSGRLLIRKSGTEPLIRVMAEAEDEALMTAVVDDIVGAVEDAV is encoded by the coding sequence ATGACGCGCAAATTGTTCGGCACGGATGGTGTGCGGGGACGGGCAAATACGTACCCGATGACCGCAGAGATTGCACTGCGTATGGGGGCTGCAGCCGGCCGCTACTTCCGTCGCGACAGCTCGATCGCGCATCGGGTGGTGATCGGCAAGGACACGCGCCTGTCGGGCTACATGATCGAGAATGCGCTGACGGCGGGCCTGACGTCCACGGGAATGAATGTCTTGCTGCTCAGCCCGGTTCCGACCCCCGCAGTGGGCCTGCTGACGCCTTCGATGCGCGCCGATCTCGGGATCATGATATCGGCCAGCCACAACCCGGCAGAGGATAACGGGATCAAGTTGTTTGGTCCCGATGGGTTCAAACTGAGTGACGAGGTCGAGGCGGAGATTGAGGCGCTGATGGCCTCCGATATCCCCCTTGCGCCCGCGGCAGAGATTGGGCGCGCCAAGCATGTCTACGACGGCTTGTTCCGGTATATCGAGCGGGTGAAGTCCACGTTTCCGACCGAATTGCGCCTCGATGGCCTGAAGGTCGTGGTCGATTGCGCCAATGGGGCAGCCTACCGGGCCGCGCCCGAAGTGCTTTGGGAATTGGGCGCTGATGTTGTGGCCATGGGCGTCGAACCCGACGGCTTGAACATCAACCTGGGCTGCGGCTCCACCAAGCCCGAGGCGGCTGCGGCCAAGATCCGCGAGGTCGGTGCGCATGTCGGTATCTGTCTTGATGGCGATGCAGACCGGGTCGTCTTGATTGATGAGACGGGGCAGGTCGCAGACGGTGATCAGATCATGGCGCTCTTTGCCAAGCGGTGGGCCGATGAAGGGCGGCTGAAGGGCCGGACCTTGGCCGCAACCGTAATGTCCAACCTGGGGTTGGAGCGGTTCCTGGCCGACGAGTCCATCGTGTTGCACCGCACGGCGGTTGGCGACCGATATGTCGTGGAAGCGATGCGCGCGGGCGGGTTCAATCTGGGCGGCGAGCAATCGGGTCACATCGTGATGACGGATTACGCAACGACCGGCGATGGCTTGATCGCAGGCCTGCAATTTCTGGCGGAGATGGTCCGCACGGGCCAATCTGCCAGCACCTTGGCCCACAATTTCGAGACGGTGCCACAGGTTCTCAAGAATGTCCGTTTCGACGTGGGCGCCGCGCCGCTGGACGCGCCCGCCGTCCAGGCCGCGATTGCAGCGGGGGAGGAGCGCTTGACCGGCTCGGGCCGCCTGTTGATCCGCAAATCGGGCACCGAGCCTTTGATCCGCGTCATGGCCGAAGCCGAGGATGAGGCGCTGATGACGGCCGTGGTCGACGATATTGTCGGCGCCGTCGAAGACGCTGTCTGA
- a CDS encoding putative PEP-binding protein, with protein sequence MLTTPDFTEITPTADIRKARHGNRAKCLQRLARLDMPVPQTVALSFETVRAIADGRMPDLEALVGIFGPGALLSVRSSSETPDWGGPGTILNVGMCDATADALSETHGPDVAGAVYTNFIRSYAVDVHRLDAEEFESPITPRLAKQAYEADMEEPFPQDPTVQLAEVLRSMARAWEGTTARLLRQAQGAPADAGLGLVVQKMALGPAREISGAGVVQFISSETGEPQVTGRYLPRGQGRQALTEGAAQFIECDPRGPALEDVAPDQVQALRDAHALMRMRLREEMQIEFTLMDGALSILDAVRTPRSARAEVEVAVALALSGVIPQEEALTRIPPFTLNGLLHRQIEAGAKRDVLTTGIPAAPGAATGKIVFSAAAAQAAAAQGEPCILVRRETSPEDIRGMHAAQAILTERGGVTSHAAVIARGLGLPCVAGATKLQLDQRKKTITVPGRKVFHEGDIITLDGSAGEVLVGAIEMVEPALGGAFATLMQWADEARDIGVRANADTPEDAAMAQRFGVDGIGLCRTEHMFFDANRMTVMREMIFAENAEDRAASLDRLLPMQRDDFVKLLELMQGQPVTIRLFDPPLHEFLPRDRDGIRALAEALDLPVSRVAQRIEALQEFNPMLGMRGVRLGITVPEIYEMQARAIFEATVKSSKKGAPIVPEIMIPLVTAAREVELVKASIDAIAAEVRAKTRSDFTYRLGVMVETPRAALRAGEIAEHSAFLSFGTNDLTQMTYGLSRDDAGRFMSAYVQQGVFSEDPFRELDVDGVGELVHLGAERGRAERPDLTLALCGEHGGHPDAVDFSRKAGFDYVSCSPYRVPVAKLAAAQLAIKDKGLAGDVNS encoded by the coding sequence ATGCTTACCACGCCCGATTTCACCGAGATCACGCCCACCGCTGACATCCGTAAGGCGCGGCATGGGAACCGCGCGAAATGCCTGCAACGGCTGGCGCGTCTGGATATGCCGGTGCCCCAGACCGTCGCGCTCAGCTTTGAGACAGTGCGCGCGATTGCAGACGGGCGGATGCCGGATCTGGAGGCTTTGGTCGGGATTTTCGGGCCGGGCGCGCTCCTGTCTGTTCGCTCGTCGTCCGAGACGCCTGATTGGGGCGGGCCGGGCACGATCCTGAACGTGGGCATGTGTGACGCGACCGCCGACGCGCTGTCCGAGACCCACGGTCCTGATGTGGCAGGCGCGGTCTACACGAATTTCATCCGCTCCTACGCCGTCGATGTGCACCGCCTGGATGCCGAAGAATTTGAGAGCCCGATCACGCCGCGCCTCGCCAAACAGGCCTATGAGGCCGATATGGAGGAGCCATTTCCCCAGGATCCAACCGTTCAGTTGGCCGAAGTCTTGCGGTCGATGGCGCGGGCCTGGGAAGGCACGACCGCGCGGCTATTGCGCCAGGCCCAGGGGGCACCTGCGGACGCCGGTCTGGGGCTTGTGGTGCAGAAGATGGCGCTTGGGCCGGCCCGGGAGATCTCTGGCGCGGGCGTGGTGCAATTCATCTCAAGCGAAACGGGCGAGCCGCAGGTCACCGGGCGTTATCTGCCGCGCGGGCAGGGGCGTCAGGCCCTCACCGAAGGCGCGGCCCAGTTTATCGAATGTGATCCGCGCGGGCCTGCGTTGGAGGATGTGGCCCCGGATCAGGTCCAGGCGCTGCGCGATGCCCACGCGCTGATGCGCATGCGGTTGCGCGAGGAGATGCAGATTGAGTTCACGCTGATGGACGGCGCCTTGTCGATCCTGGATGCCGTGCGCACGCCCCGCTCGGCCCGCGCGGAAGTGGAGGTCGCGGTGGCCTTGGCCCTGTCCGGCGTGATCCCACAGGAGGAGGCGTTGACCCGTATCCCACCTTTCACCCTGAACGGCCTGCTGCACCGCCAGATCGAGGCCGGTGCGAAACGGGATGTGCTGACCACCGGGATTCCCGCAGCCCCCGGTGCCGCGACGGGCAAGATTGTCTTTTCCGCCGCCGCCGCTCAAGCCGCCGCCGCGCAGGGGGAGCCGTGTATTCTGGTGCGCCGGGAGACATCGCCCGAGGATATTCGCGGGATGCACGCAGCCCAGGCGATCTTGACGGAACGGGGCGGTGTGACCTCCCACGCGGCTGTGATCGCCCGTGGGTTGGGCCTTCCTTGCGTGGCGGGCGCAACAAAACTGCAACTCGACCAGCGCAAAAAGACCATCACCGTGCCGGGCCGCAAGGTGTTTCATGAAGGCGATATCATAACGCTCGACGGCTCGGCGGGTGAGGTGCTGGTTGGCGCGATCGAAATGGTGGAGCCTGCCCTTGGCGGGGCCTTTGCCACGCTCATGCAATGGGCCGATGAGGCGCGCGATATTGGCGTGCGCGCCAATGCCGATACACCCGAAGACGCGGCCATGGCACAACGGTTTGGCGTGGATGGCATCGGCCTTTGCCGGACAGAGCATATGTTTTTCGACGCCAACCGCATGACGGTGATGCGCGAAATGATCTTTGCCGAGAATGCCGAAGATCGCGCGGCGTCGCTGGATCGTTTATTGCCGATGCAACGTGACGATTTCGTCAAACTGCTTGAGTTGATGCAGGGCCAGCCCGTCACCATCCGCCTTTTTGACCCGCCGCTGCATGAGTTTCTGCCCCGGGACCGCGATGGCATCCGTGCCCTGGCTGAGGCGTTGGATTTGCCCGTCAGCCGGGTTGCGCAGCGGATCGAGGCCTTGCAGGAATTCAACCCGATGTTGGGGATGCGGGGCGTGAGACTGGGCATTACCGTGCCCGAGATTTACGAAATGCAAGCACGCGCGATTTTTGAGGCGACGGTCAAGTCGTCAAAAAAGGGCGCGCCGATTGTGCCGGAGATCATGATCCCACTTGTCACTGCAGCGCGGGAAGTGGAGCTGGTGAAGGCCTCCATCGACGCTATCGCGGCCGAGGTTCGCGCCAAGACGAGATCGGATTTCACCTACCGGTTGGGAGTGATGGTCGAGACGCCGCGCGCGGCGCTCAGAGCCGGTGAAATTGCTGAGCATTCGGCATTTCTGTCTTTTGGAACCAATGACCTGACCCAGATGACTTATGGTCTCAGCCGCGATGATGCGGGACGGTTCATGTCGGCTTATGTGCAACAGGGCGTGTTCTCTGAGGACCCGTTCCGCGAGCTTGATGTCGACGGGGTGGGCGAATTGGTCCATCTTGGCGCGGAACGGGGGCGGGCGGAGCGCCCGGACCTGACGCTGGCCTTGTGTGGTGAGCATGGGGGGCACCCGGACGCCGTCGATTTCTCCCGCAAGGCGGGGTTCGACTATGTCTCCTGTTCACCGTACCGCGTCCCTGTAGCGAAATTGGCGGCGGCACAATTAGCCATCAAAGACAAAGGATTGGCGGGTGATGTTAATTCATGA
- a CDS encoding GNAT family N-acetyltransferase encodes MARRTAQALAAQVRQALYTLGETKPRADRTSLARLRMDTGKLLFRTMRLTGRAPGPGALSLYGRLFGSLGEAGLDRDMQDWSRHAIAPWTLTHAGHDVGVGGFRIGFADDGLEVLFHFVPEVWGQGLASEFLNAALEHAQTTLRETRFFGFTQPDEIASRRVMEKAGFVVAESDGPDLLMRLN; translated from the coding sequence ATGGCGCGGCGTACCGCGCAGGCGCTCGCAGCACAAGTAAGGCAAGCTCTTTATACCCTAGGCGAAACCAAGCCTCGCGCAGACCGGACTTCTCTGGCACGGTTGCGTATGGATACCGGAAAACTCCTTTTTCGAACGATGCGGCTGACGGGCCGCGCGCCGGGGCCCGGGGCCTTATCGCTCTATGGGCGCTTATTCGGCAGCTTGGGGGAAGCCGGTCTGGACCGCGATATGCAGGATTGGTCACGCCACGCCATCGCGCCATGGACCCTGACCCATGCAGGCCATGACGTCGGCGTCGGCGGCTTCCGTATCGGCTTTGCCGACGATGGTTTGGAAGTTCTTTTTCATTTTGTTCCAGAGGTTTGGGGCCAGGGCTTGGCTAGTGAATTCCTCAATGCGGCCCTTGAACATGCGCAGACGACCTTGCGGGAAACGCGGTTTTTCGGCTTCACGCAACCCGATGAAATCGCGTCGCGCCGGGTGATGGAGAAAGCCGGTTTCGTGGTCGCCGAGAGCGATGGCCCGGATCTATTGATGCGCCTTAACTGA
- a CDS encoding dihydroneopterin aldolase, translating into MTDEIHQAFSHPTERAKATSQGAPRDRISMTDHVRDVEIGAFQAERGITQKIQFDVVVEVETRAESATDDVDRILSYDTISEAIDVALAAERVNLLETLAARIADSILEHPLAARVFVRIGKLDRGPYTLGVEILRAAPEGRRRLRLLAEAAPHPIVVHLSDKAIHRPDIPDLLDRLEQAEAPLILCVDAPRLPIPQAAHAMPQRRIALLAIEQSAWVLAARDPRCVVVDSRTELDWAMRQGKISVWAPSKLVLDAVEGPDADVTDPVALTLWLADAFEAQRVITLGGAALDGVDAFAADARPDLISVKAHQ; encoded by the coding sequence ATGACCGACGAAATACATCAAGCCTTCAGCCATCCAACGGAGCGCGCGAAAGCCACGTCCCAAGGGGCGCCGCGCGATCGCATCTCCATGACGGATCATGTTCGAGACGTCGAAATCGGCGCGTTTCAGGCCGAACGCGGCATCACCCAGAAAATCCAGTTCGATGTCGTGGTGGAGGTCGAAACCCGTGCGGAAAGCGCGACAGATGACGTGGATCGTATCCTCAGCTACGACACCATTTCCGAGGCGATTGACGTGGCCTTGGCCGCTGAACGGGTCAATCTTCTGGAAACGCTGGCCGCGCGGATCGCCGATAGCATTCTGGAGCATCCGCTGGCGGCCCGTGTTTTTGTGCGCATCGGCAAGCTGGACCGGGGGCCTTACACGCTGGGGGTGGAGATTTTGCGCGCGGCTCCGGAAGGCCGCCGCCGTCTGCGCCTTCTGGCCGAGGCTGCGCCGCACCCCATTGTTGTTCATCTCTCGGACAAAGCCATCCATCGCCCTGATATACCGGACCTTTTGGACAGGCTGGAGCAGGCGGAGGCTCCGCTGATCCTCTGTGTTGATGCGCCACGATTGCCAATTCCCCAAGCCGCCCATGCCATGCCACAGCGCCGCATCGCGCTTCTGGCGATCGAGCAATCGGCCTGGGTCCTTGCGGCGCGGGATCCGCGCTGTGTGGTGGTCGACAGCCGGACCGAGCTGGACTGGGCGATGCGGCAAGGCAAGATCAGCGTTTGGGCGCCGTCCAAGCTGGTATTGGACGCGGTCGAAGGGCCGGATGCGGACGTGACCGATCCCGTCGCGCTCACTTTGTGGCTGGCCGATGCGTTTGAGGCGCAGCGCGTGATCACCTTGGGCGGGGCGGCTTTGGACGGCGTGGATGCGTTCGCCGCCGACGCGCGGCCTGACCTGATCTCAGTTAAGGCGCATCAATAG
- the folP gene encoding dihydropteroate synthase, which yields MTSYWRAIPSLDSARPPGALPLAGGWAWFDRLERLNRNGPSEVVAATEAPKDVLRRLCAPRATLAGVSLDRPRLMGILNTTPDSFSDGGRFDAMPQAVEHARAMVRDGADLIDIGGESTRPGASEIPADVEIARTAPVISALRGDGIAISLDTRKAAVAEAGLAAGAAILNDVSGLRFDARLADVAAQHGAPLVLMHSIATPQTMQAEAPTAYSDVLLDVYDGLEAAIAQARAVGVRRDQIIVDPGIGFGKTQDQNLDLIRRVSLFHSLGCGILLGVSRKGFIGTLGSEPDAARRGPGSAAIGLWALGQGVQLLRVHDIALHRQAVALWWATHNAL from the coding sequence ATGACCAGTTATTGGCGCGCCATCCCAAGCCTTGATTCGGCCCGTCCGCCCGGAGCCTTGCCGCTGGCAGGCGGATGGGCGTGGTTTGATCGCCTGGAGCGCCTGAACCGTAACGGCCCGTCCGAGGTCGTTGCCGCGACGGAAGCGCCCAAGGATGTCTTGCGAAGACTATGCGCACCCCGCGCCACCCTTGCGGGGGTGTCGCTGGACAGGCCGCGTTTGATGGGGATCCTGAACACAACGCCAGACAGCTTCTCAGATGGTGGGCGTTTTGATGCCATGCCGCAGGCTGTTGAGCACGCCCGTGCCATGGTCCGCGACGGGGCTGATCTTATTGATATCGGAGGAGAATCCACGCGCCCCGGTGCGTCAGAGATCCCAGCTGACGTGGAGATTGCCCGCACAGCACCGGTGATTTCAGCTCTTCGGGGGGACGGGATCGCGATCAGTCTCGATACCCGCAAAGCCGCCGTGGCAGAGGCCGGATTGGCCGCAGGCGCAGCGATCCTGAACGATGTTTCCGGCCTGCGATTTGACGCGCGTCTTGCCGACGTGGCTGCACAGCATGGTGCACCGCTGGTCCTGATGCACTCGATTGCCACGCCCCAAACCATGCAGGCCGAGGCGCCGACGGCCTATTCCGATGTTCTCCTGGACGTCTATGATGGGTTGGAGGCTGCCATCGCGCAGGCCCGGGCAGTCGGTGTGCGTCGGGACCAGATCATCGTCGACCCCGGGATTGGCTTTGGAAAGACGCAAGACCAGAACCTTGATCTGATCCGGCGCGTCTCCCTGTTTCACAGTCTCGGCTGCGGTATTCTGCTTGGAGTGTCCCGCAAGGGGTTCATCGGAACGCTCGGGTCCGAGCCGGACGCCGCGAGGAGGGGCCCCGGGTCGGCGGCCATCGGCCTATGGGCATTGGGGCAGGGCGTTCAACTTTTGCGCGTCCATGATATAGCGTTGCATAGACAGGCGGTGGCCCTTTGGTGGGCTACTCACAACGCATTGTAA